Proteins encoded in a region of the Spiribacter sp. 1M189 genome:
- the lepA gene encoding translation elongation factor 4 produces the protein MHQIRNFSIIAHIDHGKSTLADRLIERSAHFQSRQMNEQMLDSMDLERERGITIKAQSVSLDYTAADGQTYQLNFIDTPGHVDFSYEVSRSLYACEGALLLVDASQGVEAQSVANCYTAVEQGLEVIPVLNKIDLPSAEPDRVIQQIEEIIGLDGAEVVPISAKTGDGIDDLLEALVERIPAPQGNPDGPLKALIIDSWFDNYLGVVCLVRVFDGELRKGDKIKVMSTGREFQVDELGIFTPQRKTWDSLSAGRVGFVVAGIKDIDGAPVGDTLTHAKNPTSEPVPGFKVVQPRVFAGVFPTSSEDYEAFRDALGKLRLNDAALHYEPENSEALGFGFRCGFLGMLHMEIVQERLEREYGLDLITTAPTVVHEVVDKEGEAHLVHNPSELPPVNDVEEIREPIIHASILVPQAYVGAVIKLCEEKRGTQKGMQYVGNQIALEYEMPMGEVVLDFFDRLKSASRGYASFDYEFRRFQRERLVKLDILVNGDRVDALSVIVHRDQAEGRGRELTEKLKEIIPRQQFEVAIQAAVGSKVIARSTVKALRKNVTAKCYGGDITRKRKLLEKQKQGKRRMKQVGRVEIPQDAFLAVLQVDQDK, from the coding sequence ATGCACCAGATCAGAAACTTCTCCATCATCGCGCATATCGATCATGGCAAATCCACGCTGGCGGATCGGCTGATCGAGCGTTCGGCGCACTTCCAGTCCCGCCAGATGAATGAGCAGATGCTCGATTCCATGGACCTTGAGCGGGAGCGGGGCATCACCATCAAGGCGCAGTCCGTCTCCCTGGACTATACGGCGGCCGACGGCCAGACCTACCAGCTTAATTTCATCGATACGCCTGGCCATGTGGACTTCTCCTACGAGGTCAGCCGCTCGCTCTACGCCTGCGAGGGGGCCTTGCTGTTGGTGGACGCCTCGCAGGGCGTGGAGGCGCAGAGCGTCGCTAACTGCTACACCGCGGTGGAGCAGGGTCTTGAGGTCATCCCCGTTCTGAACAAGATCGATCTCCCGTCGGCGGAGCCGGATCGGGTGATCCAGCAGATTGAGGAGATCATCGGGCTGGATGGCGCCGAAGTCGTGCCGATCAGCGCCAAGACCGGGGATGGTATCGATGATCTGCTGGAGGCGCTGGTGGAGCGTATTCCGGCACCGCAGGGCAACCCGGATGGCCCGCTCAAGGCGCTGATCATCGACTCGTGGTTCGATAACTACCTCGGCGTGGTCTGCCTGGTCCGCGTCTTCGACGGGGAGCTGCGCAAGGGCGACAAAATCAAGGTCATGTCCACGGGGCGTGAGTTCCAGGTGGACGAGCTGGGCATCTTCACGCCCCAGCGCAAGACCTGGGATTCGTTGAGCGCCGGTCGGGTCGGGTTCGTTGTGGCCGGCATCAAGGACATCGACGGGGCGCCGGTGGGTGATACGCTCACCCACGCGAAAAACCCCACCAGCGAGCCGGTGCCCGGTTTCAAGGTGGTTCAGCCGCGGGTATTCGCCGGCGTCTTCCCGACCAGTTCCGAGGACTATGAGGCGTTCCGCGACGCCCTCGGCAAGCTGCGACTCAACGATGCCGCCCTGCATTACGAGCCGGAGAACTCCGAAGCGCTCGGGTTCGGGTTCCGCTGCGGGTTTCTGGGGATGCTCCACATGGAGATCGTCCAGGAGCGCCTGGAGCGGGAATACGGCCTTGATCTGATCACCACGGCGCCCACTGTGGTCCATGAGGTGGTGGACAAGGAGGGAGAGGCTCACCTGGTGCACAACCCCTCCGAGCTCCCGCCGGTGAACGATGTCGAGGAGATCCGCGAGCCGATTATCCATGCCAGCATTCTGGTGCCCCAGGCTTATGTTGGCGCGGTCATCAAGCTCTGCGAGGAAAAGCGGGGTACCCAGAAGGGCATGCAGTACGTGGGCAACCAGATCGCCCTGGAGTACGAGATGCCCATGGGCGAGGTGGTGCTGGATTTCTTCGATCGCCTGAAGTCGGCCTCGCGTGGTTACGCCTCATTCGACTACGAGTTCCGCCGCTTCCAGCGCGAGCGGCTGGTGAAGCTGGATATCCTGGTCAATGGCGATCGGGTTGATGCCCTGTCGGTGATCGTTCACCGGGATCAGGCCGAGGGTCGTGGCCGCGAGCTCACGGAGAAGCTCAAGGAGATCATCCCGCGTCAACAGTTCGAGGTGGCGATCCAGGCCGCCGTGGGCTCCAAGGTAATTGCCCGCTCCACGGTGAAGGCGCTGCGCAAGAACGTGACGGCGAAATGCTATGGCGGCGACATCACCCGTAAGCGCAAGCTGCTCGAGAAGCAGAAGCAGGGCAAACGACGCATGAAGCAGGTCGGCCGCGTGGAGATCCCCCAGGATGCGTTCCTGGCGGTTCTGCAGGTCGATCAGGACAAATAG
- the recO gene encoding DNA repair protein RecO codes for MNAGPRDVTLEPGFVLHARPYRDTSLLVELLTRDHGRVGVVARGVRSRRSRLAGLLQPLQPLALSWRSRGELGALRAAEPAGRPFLLRGRRLVSGLYANELLIRLLGREDPHPGLFERYLAMLEGLAEGVAEAVALRAFERDLLALLGYGLPLARDTRDAPLVHDQWYRYDPAHGATPVAGPRAGGLVVSGGTLLALASEPLTEAAARASRDIMRAALQPHLGNRPLKTRELYSRYTARGEQDHGPSSGQP; via the coding sequence ATGAACGCCGGCCCGCGGGATGTGACGCTGGAGCCGGGTTTCGTCCTACACGCCCGACCCTATCGGGATACCAGTCTGCTTGTTGAACTGCTGACCCGCGATCACGGGCGCGTCGGCGTAGTCGCCCGCGGTGTCCGCAGCCGCCGCTCCCGTCTTGCCGGGTTGCTTCAGCCCCTCCAGCCGCTCGCCCTTTCCTGGCGCAGCCGCGGCGAGCTCGGCGCGCTGCGCGCCGCGGAGCCCGCCGGCAGACCGTTCCTGCTCCGGGGGCGAAGGCTGGTCAGTGGGCTCTATGCCAATGAATTGCTGATCCGCCTGCTCGGTCGCGAGGACCCCCATCCGGGGCTGTTCGAGCGCTATCTGGCCATGCTCGAGGGGCTGGCTGAGGGGGTTGCCGAGGCGGTCGCCCTGAGGGCGTTCGAGCGGGATCTCCTGGCGCTGCTGGGCTATGGCCTGCCGCTGGCGAGGGATACCCGCGACGCCCCGCTGGTGCATGATCAGTGGTATCGGTACGATCCCGCCCATGGCGCGACGCCGGTCGCCGGGCCTCGGGCCGGCGGTCTGGTGGTCAGCGGAGGCACGTTGCTGGCCCTTGCCAGCGAGCCACTCACCGAGGCGGCCGCCCGCGCCAGCCGCGATATCATGCGGGCCGCGCTGCAGCCGCATCTGGGTAATCGACCGCTTAAGACACGCGAGCTCTACAGCCGTTATACAGCCAGGGGAGAACAGGACCATGGCCCATCATCAGGGCAGCCTTGA
- the lepB gene encoding signal peptidase I, translating to MLDFELLLVLLTAVSGTIWGFDRWRRRRRPADARVSWWVDLGRSLFPVIIIVLVVRSFIVEPFRIPSGSMLPTLEAGDFILVNKFGYGLRLPVSHDLIVPVGKPELGDVVVFRYPVDTSQDYIKRIVGLPGDTITYTGKRLAINGEPVPIERLGEWSGDDAFNLFRERLGDDWHEMIEHRGSSGRGFSFTVPEAHYFVMGDNRDRSSDSRFWGPVPQENLVGKAFFIWLSWNGGPNWSRMGDVIE from the coding sequence ATGCTGGATTTCGAGCTGCTACTCGTCCTGCTGACCGCGGTCAGTGGGACCATCTGGGGATTTGATCGCTGGCGCCGACGACGGAGACCGGCCGATGCCCGGGTCTCCTGGTGGGTAGATCTCGGGCGATCACTCTTCCCCGTGATCATCATCGTGCTGGTCGTGCGCTCCTTCATTGTCGAGCCGTTCCGCATTCCCTCCGGTTCCATGCTGCCGACGCTCGAGGCCGGCGACTTCATTCTGGTCAACAAGTTCGGCTACGGCCTTCGCCTGCCGGTGAGCCATGATCTGATCGTGCCGGTGGGCAAGCCGGAACTTGGCGATGTCGTGGTCTTTCGCTATCCGGTGGATACCTCCCAGGATTACATCAAGCGCATTGTGGGTCTGCCCGGAGACACCATCACGTACACCGGCAAGCGCCTCGCCATCAACGGCGAGCCGGTGCCGATCGAGCGACTGGGCGAATGGAGCGGAGATGATGCATTCAATCTCTTCCGCGAGCGTCTGGGCGATGACTGGCATGAGATGATCGAGCACCGTGGTAGCAGTGGCCGCGGGTTCAGTTTTACCGTGCCGGAGGCGCACTACTTCGTAATGGGGGATAATCGCGACCGCAGCAGCGACAGCCGCTTCTGGGGGCCGGTGCCGCAGGAGAACCTTGTCGGCAAGGCCTTTTTCATCTGGCTTAGCTGGAATGGCGGGCCGAACTGGTCGCGGATGGGTGACGTCATTGAGTGA
- the era gene encoding GTPase Era, whose protein sequence is MNKPQAPDSPGTLPAGFVALVGRPNVGKSTLLNALLGQKVSIATRKPQTTRHRILGIHQRDDAQIIYVDTPGLHDGGRTAMNRYMNEAAGSALSEVDVVVFMTEAGRWSEADERVLRRLKETNAPVIAVINKADCVRDKNRLLPEIARMAERGEFAAVVPLSAEKRDNLEALEAAIIEHLPSSPPLFPRDQVTDRDERFMATELVREQVTLMLGDELPYASTVEIEAFEQEGRLRRIAAIIWVERVGQRRIVIGEGGERIKRIGAAARHEMERLFGGRVYLKLWVKVREGWSDDARMLQSLGYTPQE, encoded by the coding sequence ATGAATAAGCCACAGGCCCCTGACTCGCCGGGCACTCTGCCGGCCGGGTTTGTCGCGCTCGTCGGCCGGCCCAACGTGGGCAAGTCGACGTTACTCAATGCGCTGCTGGGCCAGAAAGTGAGCATCGCAACCCGTAAGCCCCAGACCACCCGTCATCGCATTCTGGGCATTCACCAGCGTGATGACGCACAGATCATCTATGTCGATACGCCAGGTCTTCATGATGGCGGTCGAACGGCCATGAACCGTTACATGAATGAGGCGGCGGGAAGCGCGCTCAGCGAAGTCGATGTCGTGGTCTTCATGACCGAGGCGGGCCGCTGGAGCGAGGCGGATGAGCGCGTACTGCGCCGTCTGAAGGAGACCAATGCGCCGGTGATCGCGGTGATCAACAAGGCCGATTGCGTGCGCGACAAGAATCGTCTCCTGCCCGAGATCGCTCGTATGGCGGAGCGGGGCGAATTCGCCGCGGTGGTGCCGCTATCGGCGGAGAAAAGAGACAACCTGGAAGCCCTCGAGGCAGCCATCATCGAGCATCTGCCGAGCAGTCCGCCGCTCTTCCCACGTGATCAGGTCACTGATCGAGACGAGCGCTTCATGGCTACGGAACTGGTTCGCGAGCAGGTCACCCTGATGCTTGGCGACGAGCTCCCCTACGCCAGCACCGTCGAGATCGAGGCCTTCGAGCAGGAGGGACGGCTGCGGCGGATCGCCGCGATCATCTGGGTGGAGCGTGTCGGCCAGCGTCGGATCGTCATCGGCGAGGGCGGCGAGCGCATCAAGCGCATCGGAGCGGCAGCCCGGCATGAAATGGAACGGCTCTTCGGCGGCCGCGTCTATCTCAAGCTCTGGGTCAAGGTCCGGGAAGGCTGGTCCGACGATGCACGGATGCTTCAGTCGCTTGGGTATACCCCGCAGGAATGA
- the rnc gene encoding ribonuclease III, translating to MMDDLQRLAERIQWDFDEPALLQQSVTHRSSDGPNNERLEFLGDSILNFVIASEIFERRPDLREGELSRLRASLVNKNALADIARDIALGPHIVLGSGELKTGGRRRDSILADALEAVIGAVYLDGGYEAGRALVLRLFSEHLSRLPDMEALKDPKTRLQEYLQARHLELPHYDVKHISGRAHEQTFRVVCNCESLQLVGQGVAGNRRQAEQAAADDLLSKIAASGATMNDSAGVTDE from the coding sequence CTGATGGATGACCTCCAACGCCTCGCCGAGCGGATCCAGTGGGACTTCGATGAACCGGCACTGCTTCAGCAGTCGGTGACACATCGCAGCTCGGATGGCCCGAATAACGAGCGCCTGGAGTTCCTGGGTGACTCCATTCTGAATTTCGTGATCGCCTCGGAAATCTTCGAGCGGCGCCCCGATCTGCGCGAAGGCGAGCTCAGTCGGCTGCGGGCATCCCTGGTCAACAAGAACGCGCTGGCGGATATTGCCCGGGACATCGCGCTGGGGCCCCATATTGTCCTCGGCAGCGGCGAGCTCAAGACCGGCGGGCGTCGTCGCGACTCCATCCTTGCTGACGCCCTCGAGGCCGTGATCGGTGCGGTCTATCTCGATGGCGGCTACGAGGCGGGCAGAGCCCTGGTACTGCGCCTGTTCAGCGAGCATCTCTCGCGCCTGCCCGACATGGAAGCGCTCAAGGATCCCAAAACCCGGCTGCAGGAATATCTGCAGGCGCGGCATCTGGAACTGCCGCATTATGACGTCAAGCATATTAGTGGCCGGGCGCATGAACAGACCTTCCGGGTCGTCTGCAATTGTGAGTCCCTCCAACTGGTCGGGCAGGGCGTGGCCGGCAACCGGCGCCAGGCCGAACAGGCGGCCGCGGATGACTTGCTCTCTAAAATCGCCGCCAGCGGAGCAACGATGAATGACAGTGCCGGAGTCACCGATGAATAA
- the pdxJ gene encoding pyridoxine 5'-phosphate synthase: MAHHQGSLEPLLGVNVDHVASLRRSRGTRYPDPVHAAQLAEQAGADAITVHLREDRRHINDRDVELLAQTLQTRMNLEMAVTDEMLAIATHLQPTDCCLVPERREELTTEGGLDVAGEVARCTGACQFLAEAGCRVSLFIDPEPAQLHAAVEAGAPVVELHTGAFAEARSDAEIHAEFQRIHEAAKLGHSLGLQVNAGHGLHYHNVAPIAALPEITELNIGHAIVSRALFTGLTEAVREMKRLIREARH; encoded by the coding sequence ATGGCCCATCATCAGGGCAGCCTTGAGCCGTTACTCGGCGTCAACGTCGATCATGTGGCAAGCCTGCGTCGCAGCCGGGGCACCCGCTACCCCGATCCCGTTCACGCCGCCCAGCTCGCCGAACAGGCGGGTGCGGATGCCATTACGGTGCATCTTCGAGAGGATCGACGGCATATCAATGACCGCGACGTTGAACTGCTTGCGCAAACGCTTCAGACGCGCATGAATCTGGAGATGGCGGTCACCGATGAGATGCTCGCCATCGCCACTCACCTGCAGCCCACTGACTGCTGTCTCGTGCCCGAGCGTCGTGAGGAGCTCACCACCGAGGGCGGGCTGGACGTCGCCGGTGAGGTGGCGCGGTGCACGGGCGCCTGTCAGTTCCTTGCCGAGGCCGGCTGCCGCGTGTCGTTGTTCATCGACCCGGAGCCGGCGCAATTGCATGCCGCCGTGGAGGCCGGCGCGCCGGTGGTGGAGCTGCACACGGGTGCATTCGCGGAGGCCCGCAGCGACGCCGAGATCCATGCCGAATTCCAGCGCATCCACGAGGCCGCGAAGCTGGGTCATTCCCTTGGCCTGCAGGTGAATGCCGGCCATGGCCTGCACTACCACAACGTGGCGCCCATCGCCGCGCTGCCCGAGATCACCGAGCTCAATATCGGCCATGCCATTGTCTCTCGCGCGCTCTTTACCGGGCTGACCGAGGCGGTGCGTGAGATGAAGCGGCTCATTCGCGAGGCGCGGCATTGA